A segment of the Chitinispirillales bacterium genome:
GGCGCTTATTGGGTGGATGAACTTAATAACTATATTTTTGACAACATGTCGCTTATAAAGAAATTTCTGAAAAAACGTATTCCGAAAATTAAATTAGTTGAGCCGGAAGGAACATATTTAGCGTGGTTAGACTTTTCTGCATTTGGGCTTTCTTCAAAAGAATTAGATGAATTGATAACGCATAAGGCTAAGTTGTGGCTCAACGACGGCGCTGCCTTTGGTTTGGGCGGCAAAGGTTTTCAACGCATGAATGCGGCTTGCCCTCGTTCCGTACTGCGTAACGCACTTGAACGATTATTGAATGTAAATTAAGTAAAAATCCGCTTATAAAGCAGTTTCCACTTGCGAAGTGTTGACAAAAGTTATTATATTATTATAACTATTTTTACGATGGCATGAAAGGGTTTTAATGAACAAGCCGAAAATTCTTATTGTTGATGACGACAAACATATGCGCGGTTCGGTCGTAGAATTTCTTGAGTACGGCGGGAAATATGAGATAATTGAGGCGACAAACGGGCAAGAAGCGCTTAGTATAATTGCGAAAGAAAAATTTTCCGCAATAGTTAGCGATATTAAAATGCCGATTATGGACGGTTTGGAACTTCTTGATAATCTCGTAAAACAAAATTCTACCGTTCCTTTTATAATAATGACCGCGTTTGGCGATGTGAAAACCGCTGTGGAAGCGATGAGCAGAGGAGCGTATTATTTTATAGAAAAAGGTAGTAATTCTTTTACCGATTGCCTTGAAGCGACAATTGTACGTGCGGTCGAAAAAAATGATTTGCTTATAGAAAATATTCGTCTTTCTACCGAAAATACGACTTTAAAAAACGCTCTAAAAGGAAAATGGCAGTATATTGGAAAATCGTCTAAAATAAAGGAAATTCAAAATACGATAGAAGCTATAGCGTCAAGCCGTTCAACTATATTGGTAACAGGAGAATCCGGAACAGGTAAAGAAATGATCGCAAAATCAATTCATGCGTTAAGTAATAGGGCGGGAGGTCCTTTTATAAAAGTGAATTGTGCGGCGCTTCCTGAAAGTTTAATTGAAAGCGAACTTTTCGGGCATGAAAAAGGCGCATTTACCGGAGCGTTAAAAACTCGTTTAGGGAAATTTGAATTGGCGAGTAGCGGAACTATTCTTTTGGATGAAATAGGAGAAATGCCGCTTGGAGTTCAGGCTAAATTATTGCGTGTTTTACAGGAAAGAGAAGTCGATAAAATAGGCGGAGACGCTCCTGTTTCAGTAGATATTCGATTAATTGCAACGACAAACCGTGATTTGCAAAAAGAGATAGAAAACAGTAATTTTCGAGAAGATTTGTATTATCGTCTGAATGTATTTCATTTTGAACTTCCGCCGTTGCGGGAGCGCAAAGACGATATTCCGGAATTAATAAACCATTTTATATGGAAGTATAACGACGACAACGGCTTTTCGGTTACTGGAATTTCAAAAGAAGCACTTGAAGCGCTGAAAGAATATAATTTCCCCGGAAATATTCGAGAACTTGAAAATATTATTGAACGAGCGGTTGTTCTTACAAGAACTGGTGAATTGAGCGAAAATTCGCTTCGTTTGGGAAAATCAAGAGAAATCCCGCCTGCAAATGGTAAAGTTATGGCTGGGATGACGGTCGCTCAAGTCGAGAAAGAGTTAATTTATACGACGCTTGAACACTGTAAAAATAACAAAACGCAAGCGGCTGAAATGATGGATATTTCGGTACGGACTTTGCGCAACAAACTGAAAGAATACGGCGACAATTCGGCTGACGAATAAAATTTTAGATGACTATTATACATCTTTACACAAATCGTCCACACCACAACAATTAATTTCTATTTTTTCCATCGTAAGCTTTTGTCAATAACGTTTTTAATATTAATTGGCATTTTCAGTCCGCCTAATATTATTTTATCCATACTACGAATGTTGGATTGCAAGAATAATATCTTGCCATTCATCTATATTTTTATCCTTAAAACAGGGATGAACCGCTCTAGGCTGTTCTGCTTATCAAGTCCCTGTTTTATCTTAAAAAAATATGGAAATTCAGCATTCGTAGTAAAATGTATGATTATTGGCAGGACAGCCTCTCATCTGTTTCTGTCTAAACTTTTAACTTTGCTAAATAAATGGCAGAAAAGATGTTTTATGAGAGTTTTGCAAAAATGGTTGGTTTGTGTGTTGGTAGTAGCGGCGATGGTATTTGTTGCGGGATGCAGCAAAGATGACGACAAGGGTAGCGACAACAACAGCATTGTCGGAACTTGGGAAAGAGTATCGGGGCAATTAACGGTCAAAGTCGTTATTAAGGCGGACGGAACGGGTAATTACGAAGTTCGCTATGACGGATAATCGCAAGGTTCAGGTGATTTTACATACACAATCGACGATAATGTGGTCAACGTATCTTTGGAATTTAACTTCAACTACACTGGAGGCAATTCGTTTACGATTTCCGGTACCGGTGAGGAATTTGACGGAATATACACAAGAAAATAAGTTGGCTTAATCGGCGAGAACAGATCTGTTATAAGATTTTTGAGTAAAACGTTTCGTTTTGTGAAAGTTTTCGGAGTGTATTCGATACCTTCTACGATTTCAAAAATTTTTTCAAGACAGATTTTGTTCTCGTTGAAATAAACGCCGCGCGTTCTCTTTTAATAATAGCCGCCG
Coding sequences within it:
- a CDS encoding sigma-54 dependent transcriptional regulator, whose amino-acid sequence is MNKPKILIVDDDKHMRGSVVEFLEYGGKYEIIEATNGQEALSIIAKEKFSAIVSDIKMPIMDGLELLDNLVKQNSTVPFIIMTAFGDVKTAVEAMSRGAYYFIEKGSNSFTDCLEATIVRAVEKNDLLIENIRLSTENTTLKNALKGKWQYIGKSSKIKEIQNTIEAIASSRSTILVTGESGTGKEMIAKSIHALSNRAGGPFIKVNCAALPESLIESELFGHEKGAFTGALKTRLGKFELASSGTILLDEIGEMPLGVQAKLLRVLQEREVDKIGGDAPVSVDIRLIATTNRDLQKEIENSNFREDLYYRLNVFHFELPPLRERKDDIPELINHFIWKYNDDNGFSVTGISKEALEALKEYNFPGNIRELENIIERAVVLTRTGELSENSLRLGKSREIPPANGKVMAGMTVAQVEKELIYTTLEHCKNNKTQAAEMMDISVRTLRNKLKEYGDNSADE